TGAGTCCACTTCAGCGTCTAGAATTGGGACCGGACAAGCAGGATAAAGAACCTCCAGGTCAACAGACAGCAAGATAATAGATGTAAACCTCTTGAATTCATGCCATCCAGGAGTGGAAGTTGAGTTGATCCAGTGTGAGACGCTCTTCTGGTTCCTCAGCAAGACACTTGTGTAATACATCCTTACAGCCCGAAGACAAACGGTCGTCTATTTTCAGTTGCTTGTTCAGGAACCTTAAGGTCTCAAATGTCATGTCACCGTGGATCATCTCATACAGAACCACACCCATCTGCCAGACAGTGATCTGGCCGGGTTGGTAGATGCCACAGTGGAAGACCTCAGGGGGGATATAGGCCGGAGTGCCTTGGTAGTTTGCGTGTTTGTTGGTCACACCGGTGAAGCAGGCCGAACCAAAGCCGATCAACCTCAGACATACGTCAGCTGTGCTAGTGTCGATCAAGATGTTGTCGCTGTTGATGTTCCGGTGGCAGATGCCTTTCATCTGGagcgacagcgccacctgcacaAGCTGCATGAAGAGGAGTTTGGCCTCATCTTCGGGCAGAGCCCCCCTCCCCACGATGTAATCCCGCAGATTCACAGAGGGAACAGGGCTTTCCAGAACCAGGATGAGCTCATCACCGAGGTCGTAGTAatccagaagagagagaaacagattCCTCCCCGGTGTCCTTCGTCTTCCACTGGAGAGCCGCTGCAGCACGTTCACCTCCTCGTGCTTCACTTTGGTGTTTCGGAAGTGGATGAAATTAGGCAGACGTTTGATGGCAACCGCAGTCTTGTTGGCGCGTTTGTAGCCAGCGTAAACGGAGGATCGAGTTCCCTCCTTCAACAGCTCCAGCTGGCAGTATTTACCCTCAAACCTTTCCTTCTTGTGCCTCAGGCTGTTTCTGTGACGCCGGGACAAAAGAGCACCCATTCAGATTCCAAATGGCAagaacaccttcaccttcaagtTCTTCAGATCTTGTCGTGGCCAAACTTAACATCCTTTTATATCCTGTGATGGGCCACTTCAAAGGACCGCAGCTTTTAACACGCAGATTCAGAAGTCTTCAAAGGATTATCTTGTGCAGGGTCGCAGGGATATCCAAGcatccctttccccagccacttcCATCGACTCCTTGGGTCTCCGCTGGACAACACGAGAGGGAGGCAACACAACGAAGCCAAACCAAGCAGCTCCTTTCAAACACATTGTTGGTTCGCCACCACTTCTCCCACAACGCTAAGCAACCGTAAGTCTCCATGACACACAAGGAACTTGCTTACGAAAACCCCTGAGACCACGCTTACTAGGAGAAGGTCAACAACCAAAGTGGTGGCCGACACAATGACAAGACAGTGTGGCCAATCTTCTCTTTATTAAACCTTTGACATAGATTTGTGTTGCACATCATTTTGGTCTCTTCAGTTCTCTTCATCTAGAAAGTAGAAGACACCTCAGTCAGTTCCAGCTCTTGACTTCAGACTGTCACACATTctcaccttcttcctcctcatcttcctcatcctcctcctcgtcgTCCTCTTCATCGGAGCTGAAGGTTCCATCCGGCAGGCTGTACACTCTGATCACTTGCTGTGGGTCAAAAGAGAATGTGGACCATCAGCACCACGTTGTCTACTTCCTTGACCGAGAGCCTCCGAGTCTCACCTTGTTGGGGTCCTTGAGGATCAGGTACTTGCCCTCATCCAGTTTGCGGCAGATGTCGATGACGCAGCGCAGGATGCCCCAGGCGTTCTCCATGCTCAGGTTGATCTGGCTGGCGAACTCGTTGGGTTTGAACTGCTGAGTGCCCAGGATGACGTGGCGAGCAGAGTCCTTGACGTGGTAGCGAGAAACGTACCTGTGAGGAAAATATAAAGTTTGTTAGGTT
The genomic region above belongs to Synchiropus splendidus isolate RoL2022-P1 chromosome 19, RoL_Sspl_1.0, whole genome shotgun sequence and contains:
- the LOC128750706 gene encoding serine/threonine-protein kinase pim-2-like — translated: MGALLSRRHRNSLRHKKERFEGKYCQLELLKEGTRSSVYAGYKRANKTAVAIKRLPNFIHFRNTKVKHEEVNVLQRLSSGRRRTPGRNLFLSLLDYYDLGDELILVLESPVPSVNLRDYIVGRGALPEDEAKLLFMQLVQVALSLQMKGICHRNINSDNILIDTSTADVCLRLIGFGSACFTGVTNKHANYQGTPAYIPPEVFHCGIYQPGQITVWQMGVVLYEMIHGDMTFETLRFLNKQLKIDDRLSSGCKDVLHKCLAEEPEERLTLDQLNFHSWMA